From a single Streptomyces sp. NBC_00377 genomic region:
- the miaB gene encoding tRNA (N6-isopentenyl adenosine(37)-C2)-methylthiotransferase MiaB has product MTSSSDRSLAVDVQAPKSYEIRTYGCQMNVHDSERLSGLLEEAGYVRAPEGSDGDADVVVFNTCAVRENADNRLYGNLGRLAPRKASRPGMQIAVGGCLAQKDRDTIVKKAPWVDVVFGTHNIGKLPVLLERARVQEEAQVEIAESLEAFPSTLPTRRESAYAAWVSISVGCNNTCTFCIVPALRGKEKDRRTGDILAEIEALVAEGVSEITLLGQNVNAYGSDIGDREAFSKLLRACGAIEGLERVRFTSPHPRDFTDDVIAAMAETPNVMPQLHMPLQSGSDTVLKAMRRSYRQERYLGIIEKVRAAIPHAAITTDIIVGFPGETEEDFEQTLHAVAEARFAQAFTFQYSKRPGTPAATMENQIPKEVVQARYERLVALQEEISWAENKKQVGRTLELMVAEGEGRKDGATHRLSGRAPDNRLVHFTKPEQEVRPGDVVTVEVTYAAPHHLLAEGPVQDVRRTRAGDAWEKRTAEKAAKPAGVLLGLPRIGVPAPLPVATGSGCGCD; this is encoded by the coding sequence ATGACCAGCAGCAGCGACCGGAGCCTCGCAGTGGACGTTCAAGCACCCAAGAGCTACGAGATCCGCACCTATGGGTGCCAGATGAACGTCCATGACTCCGAGCGATTGTCCGGGCTGCTCGAAGAGGCCGGGTACGTGCGCGCACCCGAGGGGTCGGACGGCGACGCGGACGTCGTCGTGTTCAACACCTGCGCGGTCCGTGAGAACGCCGACAACCGGCTCTACGGCAACCTCGGCCGGCTCGCGCCGCGGAAGGCGAGCCGGCCCGGGATGCAGATCGCGGTGGGCGGCTGTCTTGCACAGAAGGACCGCGACACCATCGTGAAGAAGGCGCCCTGGGTGGACGTCGTCTTCGGTACGCACAACATCGGCAAGCTCCCGGTCCTGCTGGAACGCGCGCGTGTGCAGGAAGAGGCCCAGGTCGAGATCGCCGAGTCGCTCGAGGCCTTCCCCTCCACCCTGCCGACGCGGCGCGAGAGCGCCTACGCGGCGTGGGTGTCGATCTCCGTCGGCTGTAACAACACCTGCACCTTCTGCATCGTCCCGGCCCTGCGTGGCAAGGAGAAGGACCGCCGCACCGGCGACATCCTCGCCGAGATCGAGGCGCTGGTCGCCGAGGGCGTCTCCGAGATCACCCTGCTCGGCCAGAACGTCAACGCCTACGGCTCCGACATCGGCGACCGTGAGGCCTTCAGCAAGCTGCTCCGCGCGTGCGGCGCGATCGAGGGCCTGGAGCGCGTCCGCTTCACCTCCCCGCACCCGCGCGACTTCACCGACGACGTCATCGCCGCCATGGCCGAGACGCCCAACGTGATGCCGCAGCTGCACATGCCCCTCCAGTCCGGCTCGGACACCGTCCTGAAGGCGATGCGCCGGTCGTACCGGCAGGAGCGTTACCTCGGGATCATCGAGAAGGTCCGTGCCGCCATCCCGCACGCGGCGATCACCACCGACATCATCGTCGGCTTCCCCGGCGAGACCGAGGAGGACTTCGAGCAGACCCTGCACGCGGTCGCCGAGGCCCGGTTCGCGCAGGCGTTCACCTTCCAGTACTCCAAGCGCCCCGGAACCCCGGCCGCGACCATGGAGAACCAGATCCCCAAGGAGGTCGTGCAGGCGCGCTACGAGCGTCTCGTCGCCCTCCAGGAGGAGATCTCCTGGGCGGAGAACAAGAAGCAGGTCGGCCGCACCCTGGAGCTGATGGTGGCCGAGGGCGAGGGCCGCAAGGACGGCGCCACCCACCGGCTCTCCGGCCGCGCCCCCGACAACCGGCTGGTCCACTTCACCAAGCCGGAGCAGGAGGTGCGCCCCGGCGACGTCGTGACCGTCGAGGTGACGTACGCGGCGCCGCACCATCTGCTGGCCGAGGGACCCGTGCAGGACGTGCGCCGCACACGCGCGGGCGACGCCTGGGAGAAGCGCACCGCCGAGAAGGCCGCCAAGCCGGCCGGCGTCCTGCTCGGACTGCCCAGGATCGGGGTGCCCGCGCCGCTCCCGGTGGCCACGGGCAGCGGCTGCGGCTGCGACTGA
- the miaA gene encoding tRNA (adenosine(37)-N6)-dimethylallyltransferase MiaA, with the protein MSSAPPAPHVIAVVGPTAAGKSDLGVFLAQRLGGEVVNADSMQLYRGMDIGTAKLTPEERGGVPHHLLDVWDVTETASVAEYQRLARERIDALLAEGRWPVLVGGSGLYVRGAVDNLEFPGTDPEIRARLEDELTLRGPGALHARLAAADPEAAQAILPSNGRRIVRALEVIEITGKPFTANLPGHDSVYDTVQIGVDVARPELDERIARRVDRMWDAGLVDEVRALEARGLREGRTAARALGYQQVLAALAGECTQDEARAETVRATKRFARRQDSWFRRDPRVHWLSGAAADLTELPELALALVERPVTA; encoded by the coding sequence GTGAGCAGCGCACCCCCCGCCCCCCACGTCATCGCCGTCGTCGGACCGACCGCGGCCGGAAAGTCCGATCTGGGCGTCTTCCTGGCCCAGCGGCTCGGCGGCGAGGTCGTCAACGCCGACTCCATGCAGCTCTACCGAGGGATGGACATCGGCACCGCCAAGCTGACGCCCGAGGAGCGCGGTGGAGTCCCCCACCACCTTCTGGACGTCTGGGACGTCACGGAGACCGCTTCCGTCGCCGAGTACCAGCGGCTGGCCCGCGAACGGATCGACGCCCTGCTCGCCGAGGGCCGTTGGCCGGTTCTCGTCGGCGGCTCCGGGCTGTACGTCCGCGGTGCCGTCGACAACCTGGAGTTCCCCGGTACCGACCCGGAGATCCGAGCCCGACTGGAGGACGAACTCACGCTGCGCGGTCCGGGCGCGCTGCACGCCCGGCTGGCCGCCGCCGACCCCGAGGCCGCGCAGGCGATCCTGCCGAGCAACGGCCGCCGTATCGTCCGGGCCCTCGAGGTGATCGAGATCACCGGAAAGCCCTTCACCGCCAATCTGCCCGGTCACGACTCGGTCTACGACACCGTCCAGATCGGGGTCGACGTGGCGCGCCCCGAACTCGACGAGCGCATCGCCCGCCGCGTCGACCGGATGTGGGACGCGGGGCTCGTGGACGAGGTCCGCGCGCTGGAGGCGCGGGGCCTGCGCGAGGGGCGCACGGCCGCTCGCGCGCTCGGCTACCAGCAGGTCCTCGCGGCCCTGGCCGGCGAGTGCACACAGGACGAGGCGCGCGCCGAGACGGTGCGTGCCACCAAGCGCTTCGCGCGCCGCCAGGATTCGTGGTTCAGGCGCGATCCGCGGGTGCACTGGTTGAGTGGGGCCGCTGCCGACCTCACAGAACTTCCGGAGCTCGCGCTGGCATTGGTGGAGCGACCGGTCACAGCCTGA
- a CDS encoding response regulator, which produces MADDAAPGAPRTPGTPATRGTPATPRTPGTTATSASPASASSPTRVLLADDHTLVRRGVRLILDGEPDLTVVAEAGDGAEAVERARAGDIDLAVLDVAMPRMTGLQAARELSRRLPALRILILTMYDNEQYFFEALKAGAGGYVLKSVADRDLVEACRAVVRDEPFIYPGAERALVRSYLDRLHRGMDVGGLPERPITEREEEILKLVAEGHTSREIGALLFISSKTVERHRANLLQKLGMRDRLELTRYAIRAGLIDP; this is translated from the coding sequence ATGGCGGACGACGCGGCACCGGGCGCACCACGCACGCCAGGCACGCCAGCCACGCGAGGCACGCCAGCCACACCACGCACGCCAGGCACGACAGCCACATCGGCCTCACCGGCGTCGGCGTCCTCGCCGACCCGCGTCCTGCTCGCCGACGACCACACTCTCGTCCGCCGGGGAGTGCGGCTCATCCTGGACGGCGAGCCCGACCTGACGGTGGTCGCCGAGGCCGGGGACGGGGCCGAGGCGGTGGAGCGCGCCCGGGCCGGAGACATAGACCTGGCCGTCCTCGATGTGGCCATGCCCAGAATGACCGGGCTTCAGGCGGCCCGTGAACTGTCCCGCCGCCTTCCGGCCCTGCGCATTCTCATCCTGACGATGTACGACAACGAGCAGTACTTCTTCGAGGCCCTCAAGGCGGGGGCCGGCGGCTATGTCCTGAAGTCGGTCGCCGACCGCGACCTGGTCGAGGCGTGCCGGGCCGTGGTGCGGGACGAGCCGTTCATCTACCCCGGAGCGGAGCGGGCCCTCGTCCGCTCCTACCTGGACCGGCTGCACCGGGGTATGGACGTCGGCGGCCTGCCGGAGCGCCCCATCACCGAGCGCGAGGAGGAGATCCTCAAGCTCGTGGCCGAGGGGCACACCTCCCGGGAGATCGGCGCACTGCTGTTCATCAGCTCCAAGACAGTGGAACGGCACCGCGCCAACCTCCTTCAGAAGCTGGGCATGCGTGACCGTCTGGAGCTCACCCGCTACGCGATCCGCGCCGGCCTCATCGACCCCTGA
- a CDS encoding antitoxin, translating to MGLLDSLKARLTPAKGKVSGLAQHHGDKVQHGLDKAARVVDEKTKGKYSDRIHSGTGKAKGAMDRLAHKDGPAGGGDTFTPPNTPPPTS from the coding sequence ATGGGTCTCTTGGACAGTTTGAAGGCCAGACTCACCCCGGCCAAGGGCAAGGTGTCGGGCCTCGCGCAACACCACGGGGACAAGGTCCAGCACGGTCTGGACAAGGCCGCGAGGGTCGTCGACGAGAAGACCAAGGGCAAGTACAGCGACAGGATCCACTCCGGAACCGGTAAGGCCAAGGGCGCCATGGACCGGCTCGCGCACAAGGACGGACCCGCCGGGGGCGGAGACACCTTCACCCCGCCGAACACTCCCCCGCCCACCTCCTGA
- a CDS encoding class III extradiol dioxygenase subunit B-like domain-containing protein encodes MLVAAAVCPCPPLLVPEVAAGAAPELDGARAACSDALAVLAAARPDRLVVVGPAEQAGRGPHPEGGRGSFRGFGVDLAVRLGRGGTDTPSARDLPPSLAVAAWLLERTGWSAAPVEGLGVGEPLAADRCVEVGRDIGAAAERVALLVMGDASACRTLKAPGYLDERAAPFDAAVGRALGTADIAALKALDAELAYELKASGRAPWQVLAGAAENAGLTGALLYEDAPYGVGYVVATWS; translated from the coding sequence ATGCTTGTCGCCGCAGCAGTCTGCCCCTGTCCGCCCCTGCTGGTGCCCGAGGTCGCCGCGGGCGCCGCTCCCGAGCTGGACGGCGCGCGTGCCGCCTGCTCGGACGCGCTGGCCGTGCTGGCGGCCGCCCGGCCGGACCGGCTCGTGGTCGTGGGACCGGCCGAGCAGGCCGGGCGCGGCCCGCATCCGGAGGGCGGCCGGGGTTCGTTCCGGGGGTTCGGCGTGGATCTCGCCGTGCGGCTGGGGCGCGGCGGCACGGACACGCCGTCCGCACGCGACCTGCCGCCGTCCCTCGCCGTCGCCGCCTGGCTGCTGGAGCGGACCGGGTGGTCGGCCGCCCCGGTCGAGGGGCTCGGCGTGGGCGAACCGCTCGCGGCCGATCGCTGCGTCGAAGTCGGCCGGGACATCGGCGCGGCGGCGGAGCGGGTCGCGCTGCTGGTAATGGGCGACGCCAGCGCCTGCCGGACGCTGAAGGCGCCGGGCTACCTGGACGAGCGTGCGGCGCCGTTCGACGCGGCGGTCGGGCGGGCGCTCGGCACGGCCGACATCGCCGCCCTCAAGGCGCTGGACGCCGAGCTGGCGTACGAGCTCAAGGCGTCGGGCCGGGCGCCCTGGCAGGTGCTCGCGGGGGCCGCGGAGAACGCCGGGCTGACGGGCGCGCTGCTCTACGAGGACGCGCCCTACGGCGTGGGATACGTCGTCGCGACCTGGTCCTAG